In Anaerolineales bacterium, the following proteins share a genomic window:
- a CDS encoding glycine--tRNA ligase subunit alpha/beta: MTETLDFQSIILTLQHFWAERGCLIWQPYYQQVGAGTLNPATALRVLGPEPWNVAYVEPSIRPDDGRYGENPNRMQMHYQFQVILKPDPGNAQELYIASLAALGIDPLLHDLRFVEDNWESPALGAWGLGWEVWLDGQEITQFTYFQQAGGALCDPVSVEITYGLDRIAIALQRVDGFTHIRWNDRFTSGDVNLQAEQEQSTYYFEVADVGRLKAMYDLYEQEARACLDMNLVLPAHDYVLKCSHTFNVLDSRGAIGITERQAYFGRMRDLSRRVAEAYLAQRQHLEYPFLDEDQIAEQAQAERISLSATTSLSAPADLLFEIGTEELPAGDLDSAIEQLNKRLPLLLDELRLAHGDVHVSGTPRRLVMHVMAVSPRQPDLEQLVKGPPADRAFDSFGAPTKAAEGFARSKGVSLHDLQVVDLDGGRYVAATVRQAGRPAAEVLGEALPGLIASLRFDKSMRWNRTNVYFSRPIRWLLALLGELVIPFEFAGLRSSNRTRGLRTISPAEFPVENAIDYFRRLKEQGIILEKADRTVLIQTQLDGLVSEIHGRSIPDQALLGEIANLVEAPTAVLGSFDAAALNLPREVLISVMKKHQRYFPVFSIQPPTSGRTSIPSELLLPADESELLPYFITVANHPSRGIHPIPGTELIIEGNQHVIRARFADADFFVRDDRKHKLADFLPRLGTLTFQAKLGSMLDKTHRITALADQLAPMLSLNPAEAEIAHRAAELCKADLATKMVIEMTSLQGILGRYYALSSGESEAVAEAIYEHYLPRFAGDQPPKTCPGLVVGTADRLDTLVGLFAAGMAPTGARDPFAQRRAALGLVQALIAQNASLDLCMGLGFAAGQLPIAIEPDTLVACQVFIIERLRNLLLESGYHYDVVEAVVSAQGYNPARTYLSVTQLSSWVIRPDWHDILPAYARCVRITRDIGETFNLDPQAFAEKAEESLYAALQQAEKAVHLSRIHTVNSFLTAFLPMIPEVNRFFDEVLVMTEDALLRQNRLALLQRIVALGSSVADMSKLEGF, from the coding sequence ATGACTGAAACACTCGATTTCCAATCCATCATCCTCACCCTGCAGCATTTCTGGGCAGAGCGAGGTTGCCTCATCTGGCAGCCCTACTACCAGCAGGTAGGCGCTGGCACGCTCAACCCAGCTACGGCCCTGCGTGTGCTTGGGCCTGAACCCTGGAATGTGGCTTATGTGGAGCCATCCATCCGCCCGGATGATGGTCGCTATGGTGAGAACCCCAACCGCATGCAGATGCACTACCAGTTCCAGGTGATCCTCAAGCCCGACCCGGGCAACGCCCAGGAGCTGTATATTGCCTCCCTGGCTGCCCTCGGTATCGACCCACTTCTACATGATCTGCGTTTCGTGGAAGATAACTGGGAAAGCCCTGCCCTGGGTGCCTGGGGATTGGGCTGGGAAGTCTGGCTGGATGGTCAGGAGATCACCCAGTTCACCTATTTCCAGCAGGCCGGAGGAGCGCTGTGTGACCCAGTTTCTGTCGAGATCACTTATGGGCTTGACCGCATCGCCATCGCTCTGCAGCGTGTGGATGGCTTTACCCACATCCGCTGGAATGACCGGTTCACCAGCGGAGACGTAAACCTGCAAGCTGAGCAGGAACAGAGCACGTACTATTTCGAGGTGGCCGATGTTGGCCGCTTGAAAGCTATGTATGACCTTTACGAGCAGGAGGCCAGAGCCTGCCTGGATATGAACCTGGTCCTGCCTGCGCATGATTACGTCTTGAAATGCTCGCACACCTTTAACGTGCTCGATTCGCGTGGTGCTATCGGAATCACAGAGCGCCAGGCTTACTTTGGACGGATGCGCGACCTTTCAAGGCGCGTGGCTGAAGCCTACCTTGCCCAGCGGCAGCACCTGGAATATCCTTTCCTGGATGAAGACCAGATTGCAGAGCAAGCTCAGGCTGAAAGAATTTCCTTATCAGCGACGACCTCCCTTTCGGCCCCCGCCGACCTGTTGTTTGAGATCGGCACCGAGGAGCTCCCCGCTGGTGACCTGGATTCGGCTATCGAACAGCTGAACAAGCGCCTTCCCCTCCTGCTGGATGAGCTGCGCCTTGCTCATGGGGATGTACATGTCTCGGGAACACCGCGCCGCCTGGTGATGCATGTAATGGCTGTCTCCCCCCGCCAGCCCGATCTGGAACAACTCGTCAAAGGCCCACCGGCCGACCGGGCCTTCGACTCGTTCGGAGCCCCTACCAAGGCAGCCGAAGGCTTCGCCCGCAGCAAAGGTGTCAGCCTGCACGACCTGCAGGTCGTAGACCTGGACGGTGGGCGTTATGTAGCTGCCACGGTCCGTCAGGCAGGCCGACCGGCAGCTGAAGTACTGGGTGAAGCTTTGCCGGGGTTGATCGCCTCCCTGCGCTTTGATAAATCGATGCGCTGGAACCGGACCAATGTATATTTCTCGCGCCCCATCCGCTGGCTGCTGGCTTTGCTTGGTGAGCTGGTAATCCCCTTTGAGTTCGCTGGATTGAGATCATCAAACCGCACGCGCGGCTTGCGCACGATATCACCGGCTGAATTCCCCGTGGAGAACGCCATCGATTATTTCAGGCGGCTTAAAGAGCAAGGCATCATCCTTGAAAAGGCTGATCGAACCGTTCTGATCCAAACACAGCTAGATGGGTTGGTCAGTGAAATCCATGGGCGCAGCATACCCGATCAGGCGTTGCTGGGGGAGATTGCCAACCTGGTTGAAGCCCCCACTGCCGTGCTTGGCTCGTTCGATGCGGCTGCCTTGAACCTGCCACGCGAAGTGCTCATCTCGGTGATGAAGAAACATCAACGCTATTTTCCGGTGTTTTCAATCCAGCCGCCCACCTCCGGGCGTACATCTATTCCTTCAGAGCTCCTGCTTCCTGCCGATGAAAGTGAGCTGCTACCTTACTTTATCACCGTGGCCAATCATCCTTCACGAGGCATACATCCCATCCCTGGCACTGAGCTGATCATCGAAGGAAACCAGCATGTCATTCGCGCTCGCTTCGCCGATGCAGATTTCTTCGTGCGCGATGACCGGAAACACAAGCTGGCTGATTTCCTGCCCAGGTTGGGTACGCTCACCTTCCAGGCCAAGCTAGGTTCAATGCTCGATAAAACCCACCGCATCACCGCCCTGGCAGATCAACTGGCACCTATGCTCAGTCTTAACCCTGCAGAGGCGGAGATTGCTCACCGGGCGGCAGAGCTGTGCAAAGCTGACCTGGCGACCAAGATGGTCATCGAGATGACTTCCTTGCAAGGTATCCTGGGACGTTATTACGCCCTCTCTTCCGGCGAAAGTGAAGCGGTTGCTGAAGCCATCTATGAGCACTACCTGCCACGCTTCGCCGGAGATCAGCCACCCAAAACCTGCCCAGGGCTGGTCGTTGGTACTGCTGACCGCCTGGATACGCTGGTGGGGTTGTTTGCCGCCGGGATGGCCCCCACCGGTGCCCGTGATCCATTCGCCCAGCGTCGGGCTGCTTTGGGTTTAGTGCAGGCCCTCATCGCTCAGAATGCCAGTCTCGACCTGTGCATGGGTCTGGGGTTCGCCGCTGGGCAATTGCCGATTGCCATTGAGCCGGACACGTTGGTTGCCTGCCAGGTGTTTATCATCGAACGCCTGCGCAACTTGCTACTCGAGAGTGGCTACCACTACGATGTCGTTGAAGCAGTAGTGTCTGCCCAGGGGTATAACCCGGCCCGTACCTATCTGTCGGTCACCCAGCTATCCAGCTGGGTCATCCGCCCCGATTGGCATGACATCCTCCCAGCCTATGCCCGTTGCGTGCGCATCACCCGCGATATTGGCGAGACCTTCAATCTGGACCCGCAGGCATTTGCCGAAAAGGCTGAAGAAAGCCTGTATGCTGCCCTGCAGCAGGCTGAAAAAGCTGTCCACCTGTCGCGCATCCACACTGTCAATAGTTTCCTGACGGCTTTCCTGCCGATGATCCCAGAGGTCAATCGCTTCTTCGATGAAGTGCTGGTGATGACTGAGGACGCCCTCCTGCGCCAGAATCGCCTGGCATTGCTGCAACGCATCGTCGCCCTTGGAAGCAGCGTGGCGGATATGTCAAAGTTGGAAGGCTTTTAA
- a CDS encoding DUF2867 domain-containing protein, with amino-acid sequence MMSRAGAGLEQCADDLAMKVLVSGATGNIGSKLIPRLVAAGHAVSCMARQPICLERYQWQGVEIHQADVLDLPSLSKVMQGIEVAYYLIHSMADGVKGYIEQDIKAAENFSRSARQAGVQRIIYLGGLGVCEHDLTSHLASRQRVGEILRASGVPVTEFRSAVIIGTGSASFEIIRYLMERIPLILAPPSIQTYCQPIGVENVLEYLTACLLAPHSINKLYEIGGPDILSYQEMLREYAVIRKLKRKMVRIPGLSPKHAARIMHLFTPIPIAYAEPLLDGLGSEVIVRDPSAQEDFKINLTRYAFSLRQALQRTGSGEVEHYWRGNHPGLEPGVTHLDIEGMFIEQRRTTSSARPEMLFTAFAGIGGRHGWYYANWLWKLRGWVDKLAGGMSRPASRTNPDELHPGDILEGWSVEKVEPGYLIRLKFEMKAPGPAWMQFEAQAYKDGGSLLILTSFFEPHGIGGLIYWYCLYPFHQWINKGLSKAIVRQAEDISHTSDASSSNLGKTNNNIEANFIENNGRNPY; translated from the coding sequence ATGATGTCCAGAGCAGGAGCAGGTTTGGAGCAGTGCGCAGATGATTTGGCGATGAAAGTCTTAGTAAGCGGTGCAACGGGAAATATTGGCAGCAAGCTGATCCCACGCCTGGTGGCGGCAGGCCATGCGGTGAGTTGCATGGCCAGGCAGCCAATATGCCTGGAAAGGTACCAGTGGCAGGGTGTTGAGATTCACCAGGCTGATGTGCTTGACCTGCCCAGCCTGTCGAAGGTCATGCAGGGTATTGAAGTGGCCTATTACCTGATCCACTCGATGGCAGACGGGGTGAAGGGGTATATCGAGCAGGATATAAAGGCAGCCGAAAATTTCAGCAGGAGTGCCCGCCAGGCAGGCGTACAACGCATCATCTACCTGGGAGGTCTGGGGGTATGCGAACACGACCTGACATCCCATCTGGCATCCAGGCAGCGCGTGGGTGAGATTTTACGGGCTTCGGGCGTGCCAGTTACCGAATTCCGTTCGGCAGTGATCATTGGGACAGGCAGTGCCTCCTTTGAAATAATTCGCTACCTGATGGAGCGGATCCCATTGATCCTCGCACCCCCCAGCATACAGACCTACTGCCAGCCAATCGGTGTGGAAAATGTACTGGAATACCTGACAGCCTGCCTCTTAGCACCTCACTCGATCAATAAGTTATACGAAATCGGCGGACCAGATATCCTCAGTTATCAAGAGATGCTCAGGGAATATGCCGTAATCCGTAAGTTGAAACGAAAAATGGTGCGTATACCTGGGCTTTCACCAAAACATGCTGCGCGGATCATGCATTTATTTACACCCATCCCTATCGCATATGCCGAACCGCTGCTAGATGGGCTTGGCAGCGAGGTGATCGTGCGCGACCCGAGCGCACAAGAGGATTTCAAGATAAACCTTACCAGGTATGCTTTCAGCCTGAGGCAGGCGCTGCAACGCACCGGTTCTGGAGAGGTGGAACATTACTGGCGTGGAAATCATCCGGGGCTTGAGCCCGGCGTAACCCACCTGGATATTGAAGGTATGTTCATCGAGCAGCGACGAACCACCAGCTCAGCCAGACCGGAAATGCTGTTTACAGCTTTCGCAGGAATTGGCGGCCGGCATGGATGGTATTATGCCAACTGGCTGTGGAAGCTGCGCGGCTGGGTGGATAAGCTGGCAGGCGGCATGAGCCGGCCAGCTAGCCGGACTAACCCGGACGAGTTGCATCCTGGTGATATACTGGAAGGGTGGAGTGTGGAGAAGGTCGAACCTGGCTACTTGATCAGGCTGAAGTTCGAGATGAAAGCACCAGGCCCAGCCTGGATGCAGTTTGAAGCTCAAGCATATAAGGACGGAGGATCCCTGCTCATCCTTACGTCTTTTTTTGAGCCTCATGGCATCGGCGGGTTGATCTACTGGTACTGCCTCTACCCTTTCCACCAATGGATCAACAAAGGTCTATCAAAAGCGATCGTCAGGCAAGCAGAAGATATAAGCCATACCAGCGACGCATCCAGTAGTAACCTTGGAAAGACCAACAACAACATCGAGGCAAATTTCATTGAGAACAATGGTCGAAATCCGTACTGA